In one Cryptococcus deuterogattii R265 chromosome 11, complete sequence genomic region, the following are encoded:
- a CDS encoding cytoplasmic protein, with protein sequence MNTHSPPLLNLQSLSISPSTAGYQNPNTNNNYRYNTMFGAPAGMAAAPQPAASPDWSSGDKRSSRSGLPNNWYDPNEYRRDVPSPPSTLSPPSSIPTTASSNPHQSYPYQPQPSYPESGFSMPIGIVDTPSPPPMGYAPIGFSGAYTIPRQHPQISNPADGWRNGYAMPAIPTQDDDVIPTAIVIKNIPFAVSRETLLGVMESLGAPLPYAFNYHHDNGVFRGLAFANFRAPDEAASVVAALNGYDVQGRKLRVEYKKVLQPGEKDKIEREKALKRMRSLQFDRKKMPPPLTLPIRHQQPPTLAGYDHSPPHSASAASTNSNSQSDNLPSALDMNDPMTLDIYSRVLVFKEDRMRDELAFSKNLSPTERRIVHLVAQKLGLTSVTRGEEEQCVVVTREPQRPALLSTTSLTSPTYLSPYGSQQNSTSPISGGPNGGHSGVPGDSSPNLRYKKSMPDLRGFNGPSVARDPAKSLNPQRSSGNIREMGREYASMGTVGGRKLNGHASAATLNVNTNGQSHVYGSGNGREQGYGGFSGLFGNSVNDIPPVPPLPTGLGMHSKMYSVSSVNGVNGIGHGHTHSHSHSYSQTHSHAQNGRVSPEDLLSPTSATNFSGQQQIPSPQHRPSQPQQPQAQPSSQNSSLSQSQSQGHGQSQVQSQPLRNPRGPAGESRGFGSTQSSLNNMSGLGGLKSVASRSMIGGAGSGSATGPGSVIGGAPVSSSTSPGSANVGTAGYEKDTEESMRTREGLDI encoded by the exons ATGAATACCCACTCTCCGCcactcctcaacctccagtcgctctccatctccccgTCCACCGCTGGCTACCAGAATCCGAACACTAACAACAACTATCGCTATAATACCATGTTTGGTGCGCCCGCAGGCATGGCAGCAGCGCCCCAGCCTGCTGCCAGCCCAGATTGGTCGTCGGGGGATAAGAGAAGTTCCCGTTCTGGGTTGCCTAAT AACTGGTACGACCCGAACGAATACCGACGTGACGTtccctcaccaccatccacgctctctcctccatcatctaTTCCCACAACAGCCTCGTCAAACCCGCATCAATCGTATCCTTACCAACCACAACCATCTTACCCCGAGAGCGGGTTCAGTATGCCCATAGGCATCGTCGACACACCTTCGCCTCCACCTATGGGCTACGCTCCTATCGGCTTCTCGGGGGCCTATACCATCCCCCGTCAGCATCCTCAAATATCTAACCCGGCCGACGGGTGGAGAAACGGTTACGCTATGCCCGCCATACCCACTCAGGACGATGATGTTATCCCTACCGCAATCGTAATAAAAAACATTCCATTCGCCGTCAGCCGTGAAACGCTTTTGGGCGTGATGGAGTCTCTTGGCgcacctcttccttacGCATTCAATTATCACCATGATAACGGTGTTTTCCGAGGACTGGCATTTGCTAACTTCCGCGCGCCTGATGAAGCCGCCAGTGTAGTTGCCGCTTTGAATGGGTACGATGTCCAAGGGCGGAAATTGAGAGTAGAATACAAAAAGGTCTTACAGCCTGgggaaaaagacaagattgagagggaaaaagcTTTGAAACGAATGAGGAGCTTGCAATTTGACCGAAAAAAgatgcctcctcctcttacTCTTCCTATCAGACACCAGCAACCTCCAACTCTTGCTGGTTATGATCACTCGCCACCCCATTCCGCATCTGCTGCGTCAACCAATTCCAATTCGCAAAGCGACAACCTCCCTTCCGCTCTCGACATGAACGACCCCATGACTCTTGACATTTACTCTAGGGTATTGGTGTTCAAAGAAGACCGGATGCGAGACGAGCTGGCGTTCTCCAAAAACCTTTCTCCGACCGAACGTCGTATAGTCCATCTCGTCGCTCAAAAGCTCGGACTCACAAGCGTCACGCgcggggaggaagagcaatgCGTCGTAGTCACCCGTGAACCCCAACGTCCTGCTCTCCTTTCGACCACGTCTCTCACATCCCCCACGTATCTCTCCCCTTATGGCTCGCAACAAAATTCTACTTCACCTATCAGCGGCGGCCCCAACGGTGGACACAGTGGCGTACCAGGCGATTCATCACCGAATCTGAGATACAAAAAATCTATGCCAGACTTAAGAGGCTTCAACGGCCCTTCTGTAGCGCGTGATCCTGCGAAGAGCTTAAATCCGCAAAGGAGTTCAGGGAATATTCGAGAAATGGGTAGGGAGTATGCAAGTATGGGTACggttggaggaaggaagttGAATGGGCATGCTTCCGCAGCGACGCTGAATGTGAATACGAATGGCCAGAGTCATGTTTATGGGAGCGGAAATGGACGAGAACAAGGGTATGGAGGGTTCAGCGGCTTATTTGGGAACTCGGTCAATGATATCCCGCCCGTGCCCCCTCTGCCTACCGGGTTAGGGATGCATAGCAAAATGTACTCCGTCAGCAGTGTGAATGGTGTGAATGGGATCGGCCATGGTCATACCCACTCTCACTCTCACTCTTATTCTCAAACCCATTCTCATGCACAGAATGGACGAGTCTCGCCTGAGGACTTGCTGTCCCCAACCTCTGCGACAAATTTCTCGGGACAGCAACAAATACCTTCCCCCCAACATCGGCCTTCTCAACCCCAGCAGCCCCAAGCTCAACCATCTTCCCAGAACTCTTCCCTATCtcaatcccaatcccaagGTCATGGTCAATCCCAAGTCCAATCTCAGCCTCTTCGGAACCCTCGTGGACCAGCCGGTGAATCCCGCGGGTTTGGCAGTACCCAATCATCTCTCAACAATATGAGTGGCTTGGGTGGTCTAAAATCTGTGGCTAGTAGGAGTATGATAGGCGGCGCAGGTTCCGGTTCCGCTACTGGTCCTGGTTCAGTGATCGGTGGAGCGCCTGTTTCGTCTTCGACTTCTCCAGGTAGTGCGAATGTTGGGACCGCAGGGTATGAGAAGGATACAGAGGAAtcgatgaggacgagggagGGTTTGGATATCTAA
- a CDS encoding chitin synthase export chaperone yields MSDNAAFKFGSFDYICQHAALVVCPMLGDQQGIAPTCYSRNVQLGSQIIFQPSTCILHIAALIMAAIMLLHVRSKYTAVGRKEIMLFFYMYMWVELFAIFLDSSIIPTANKVYPWFAAIYAGSVGALYWCLLINGFVGFQFHEDGTPMSLWFLRISSLVVGAVCFGIAAATFKGTSSSMSPTNTVGLFITYLVFPCVCVLIYFVSQMLLVVRTLDDRWVIGDLLFMAGFYIAGVLLLIAFSVTICDSVKHYVDGVFFSTLAFLFAVMMVYKYWDSITKEDLEFSVGSKQAVWDVKDPLLASGMDYYEDDTQSAYHGAGGSLVGGYNGNQYYSNQPGYAQSAYGQQAYGQYGAGGYGQGHY; encoded by the exons ATGTCGGATAACGCAGCGTTCAAGTTTGGATCCTTTGATTATATATGTCAACATGCTGCTTTAGTGGTTTGTCCCATGCTTGGTGATCAACAAGGGATTGCTCCCACATGTTACAGCCGAAACGTCCAGCTGGGTAGTCAGATTATCTTCCAGCCGT CAACGTGCATCCTGCACATTGCTGCGTTAATCATGGCGGCCATCATGCTTCTTCACGTCCGTTCCAAGTATACCGCAGTCGGCAGAAAAGAAATCATGTTATTTTTCTACATGTACATGTGGGTCGAGctcttcgccatcttcctAGACTCGTCCATCATCCCCACCGCCAACAAAGTCTACCCT TGGTTCGCGGCGATATATGCCGGTAGTGTCGGTGCACTATACTGGTGTCTACTCATAAACGGTTTCGTCGGCTTCCAATTCCATGAAGACGGTACCCCCATGTCGTTATGGTTCCTCCGTATTTCCTCACTTGTCGTCGGTGCTGTTTGTTTTGGTATCGCAGCCGCTACATTTAAGGgaacctcctcttccatgtcACCGACAAATACTGTGGGATTGTTCATCACATACTTGGTATTCCCTTGTGTGTGTGTTTTGATTTACTTTGTCTCGCAGATGTTGTTAGTGGTCAGGACTTTGGATGACCGTTGG GTCATTGGTGATCTCCTTTTCATGGCTGGTTTCTACATCGCCGGTGTCCTTCTCCTGATCGCGTTCTCCGTAACAATTTGCGACTCTGTCAAGCACTACGTCGATGGCG TGTTTTTCTCTaccctcgccttccttttcGCCGTCATGATGGTTTACAAATACTGGGACT CTATTACCAAGGAAGATCTTGAATTTTCCGTTGGCTCCAAACAAGCCGTCTGGGACGTCAAAGACCCTCTCCTTGCC AGCGGTATGGATTACTACGAAGACGACACCCAATCAGCATACCACGGCGCAGGTGGATCCCTCGTGGGCGGATACAATGGTAACCAATACTATAGTAACCAACCTGGGTACGCGCAGAGCGCCTATGGTCAACAAGCATATGGGCAGTATGGTGCCGGCGGGTATGGACAAGGACATTACTAG
- a CDS encoding 26S proteasome regulatory subunit N7, which yields MADDSVPLPYPNLKVSTWYYQIQHVDYKKDEAEKAFWEAVEKDEMAPYLKSINSDKTELIQKLEEKNKQQVEEYDGKLKDAEENEGDSEISELLRNKAMYFVRIGDKERALPALEIAIEKTAGLGAKIDLVLAIVRIGLFFSDIHLVTTNITRANGFIDSGGDWDRRNRLKVYRALRHLTIREFKEAAELLIDSLSTFTATELMEYDEFVALTILAAGVGCDRKGIKDKVLASPEVNGALPNMPSLASLTDSLYKSNYSAFFIALAEVEQQYLLTIPYLVPHARYYVREMRIKAYSQLLESYRSLTMERFCRSFGVSEQYMDKDLSRFIASGRLACTIDKVNGVITTNKLASQNKTAMYEQVLKQGDVLLSDIQKLHRVVG from the exons ATGGCTGACGACAGCGTGCCCCTCCCCTACCCCAACCTCAAAGTTTCTACTTGGTACTATCAGATACAGCATGTTGACTACAAGAAGGACGAAGCGGAGAAGGCTTTCTGGGAGGCTGTCGAGAAAGATG AAATGGCTCCATACCTCAAGAGCATAAACTCTGACAAGACGGAACTTATCCAAAAgctcgaagagaagaacaagCAGCAGGTAGAGGAGTATGATGGTAAATTGAAAGATgcagaagagaatgaaggggACAGCGAGATTTcagagttgttgaggaaTAAGGCGATGTACTTTGTCAGGATAGGAGATAAG GAGCGAGCGCTGCCGGCTTTAGAGATTGCGATTGAGAAGACGGCAGGATTGGGAGCAAAGATCGATCTCGTTTTGGCCATTGTGCGAATCGGATTGTTCTTCTCTGACATACACCTCGTCACCACCAACATCACACGTGCGAACGG CTTTATCGACTCTGGCGGTGATTGGGACCGAAGAAATCGACTGAAGGTGTATCGTGCTCTCCGACATTTGACTATCCGAGAGTTTAAGGAGGCTGCCGAGCTCCTTATCGACTCGTTGTCTACTTTTACAGCAACAGAGTTGATGGAGTATGACGAGTTTGTGGCGTTGACCATTTTGGCTGCTGGTGTTGGATGTGACAGGAAGGGTATCAAGGATAAA GTTCTCGCAAGCCCCGAAGTGAACGGTGCCCTACCTAACATGCCCTCTTTAGCCAGCTTGACGGACTCTCTCTATAAGAGCAACTattctgccttcttcatcgctcTCGCCGAAGTTGAGCAACAGTATCTCCTTACCATCCCCTACCTTGTCCCTCATGCCCGATATTATGTCCGCGAGATGCGGATCAAGGCTTATTCTCAGCTTCTCGAGTCATACAGGAGCCTGACGATGGAAAGGTTTTGCCGCTCATTTGGCGTTAGCGAGCAATATATGGACAAGGACTTGTCGAGGTTTATTGCGAGCGGACGATTAGCGTGCACAATTGATAAGGTGAACGGAGTCATTACTACGAACAAGCTGGCGAGTCAGAATAAGACGGCGATGTATGAACAGGTACTCAAGCAAGGCGATGTGCTCTTAAGCG ACATTCAGAAGCTGCACCGAGTGGTAGGATAG
- a CDS encoding 2,3-bisphosphoglycerate-independent phosphoglycerate mutase, which produces MSTRPPTSPNADDANKKQKTAQVNKKVCLIVHDGWGLSKEEKGNAIFHGDTTHMDAIRDKHNFVELEAHGLAVGLKEGLMGNSEVGHLNIGAGRIVWQDIVKIDQSIKKDEFKDQPAIIDAMKHAKETSGRLHLLGLVSDGGVHSHIQHLFALLRVAKSYEIPHVFIHFFGDGRDTAPKSATKYIKQLQDYIKEVGIGEISTVCGRYYAMDRDKRWDRIKVAVNGLVKGEGEKTDQEGLIKTVEDNYEKDVTDEFIKPIVSGSEDSRIKKGDSLYMFNYRSDRMREIVQVLGLPDKPMEVDVPEDLHITTMSRYNIEFPFPVAFPPQGMTNVLAEWLAKQGVKQCHIAETEKYAHVTFFFNGGVEKQFENEQREMIPSPKVATYDKKPEMSVQGVADKVAETVKSDKFEFVMCNFAPPDMVGHTGDYDAAVKAITATDAAVKTVYDACEEAGYVLCITADHGNAEQMLDPKTGNPHTAHTTNHVPFIVTGNKGSLEVSDEPGALADVAPTILDILGLPKPEEMSGRSLVAK; this is translated from the exons ATGTCCACCCGTCCACCCACCTCTCCCAACGCCGACGATGCTaacaagaagcagaagacCGCCCAGGTCAACA AGAAAGTCTGCTTGAT CGTCCACGACGGTTGGGGTCTTtcgaaggaggagaagggtaaCGCCATTTTCCACGGTGACACCACCCACATGGATGCTATCCGCGACAAGCACAACTTTGTCGAGCTCGAAGCTCACGGTCTTGCTGTCGGTTTGAAGGAGGGTTTGATGGGTAACTCCGAAGTTGGACACTTGAACATTGGTGCCGGCCGAATTGTTTGGCAAGATATCGTCAAGATTGACCAAT CCatcaagaaggacgagTTTAAAGACCAGCCCGCTATCATTGATGCCATGAAGCACGCCAAGGAGACCTCTGGTCGACTTCATTTGCTTGGTCTCGTTTCTGACGGTGGTGTCCACTCCCACATCCAACACTTGTTCGCCCTCCTCCGAGTCGCCAAGTCTTACGAGATCCCTCATGTCttcatccatttcttcGGTGATGGTCGAGACACTGCTCCCAAGTCTGCTACCAAGTACATCAAGCAGTTGCAAGACTACATCAAGGAAGTCGGTATCGGAGAGATTTCTACCGTTTGTGGGAGATACTACGCCATGGACCGTGACAAGAGGTGGGACCGTATCAAGGTTGCGGTCAACGGTTTGGTCAAGGGTGAGGGTGAGAAGACTGACCAGGAGGGTTTAATCAAGACTGTTGAGGACAATTACGAGAAGGATGTGACTGATGAGTTCATCAAGCCCATCGTCTCTGGTTCTGAAGACTCTCGAATCAAGAAGGGTGACTCTCTCTACATGTTCAACTACCGATCAGACAGGATGCGAGAGATTGTCCAGGTGCTCGGTCTCCCCGATAAGCCTATGGAGGTTGACGTTCCCGAGGACTTGCACATCACTACCATGTCCAGGTACAACATCGAGTTCCCCTTCCCTGTCGCTTTCCCTCCTCAGGGTATGACCAACGTCCTCGCCGAGTGGCTCGCCAAGCAGGGTGTTAAACAGTGCCACATTGCCGAGACCGAAAAATACGCCCACGttaccttcttcttcaacggTGGTGTCGAGAAGCAATTCGAGAATGAGCAGCGTGAGATGATTCCCTCTCCCAAGGTTGCCACCTACGACAAGAAGCCCGAGATGTCCGTCCAAGGCGTTGCCGACAAGGTTGCTGAGACTGTCAAGTCTGACAAATTCGAATTTGTCATGTGCAACTTTGCCCCCCCCGATATGGTTGGCCACACTGGTGACTATGATGCTGCTGTCAAGGCTATCACCGCTACCGACGCCGCTGTCAAGACTGTTTACGACGCTTGTGAAGAGGCCGGTTACGTCCTCTGTATTACTGCCGACCACGGAAACGCGGAGCAGATGTTGGATCCCAAGACTGGTAACCCCCACACTGCCCACACTACTA ACCACGTCcccttcatcgtcactgGTAACAAGGGTTCTCTTGAGGTCTCCGACGAGCCTGGAGCTCTTGCCGACGTCGCTCCTACCATCTTGGACATCCTTGGTTTGCCCAAGCCCGAGG AGATGAGCGGTCGCTCTTTGGTCGCCAAGTAA
- a CDS encoding UDP-N-acetylglucosamine-dolichyl-phosphate N-acetylglucosaminephosphotransferase gives MSYGHSPPVLLTSTLIPISLLLILNPLLPLILPALPPPIQSIISNVPLPKQPALPALQANIGFALLAFVGAVWIVPRVSGAFVEKGLRGRDLLKPGGRTSGPWIPESLGLPCASWYIALMMLFIPFPFSHLFQGGMLEVFPQRELTLFLSSLLSLLTATLLGFIDDLFDIRWRHKLPIPIVAAVPTLLVYYSVGGLTSVVLPQGVVGWARMMGMEKWVDNGVVDLGPLYYIYLILLPTFTTNSINILAGINGVEVTQALLIALSVLLNDLLFLPIWPQSFLRLLGVSQPENGRLLEWAMGEVVDRHLMSLYFMAPLIGVCAGFLWHNWYPARAFPGDTFCYFTGMAFSAVAIQGHFSKTLILFFIPQIFNFVLSCPQLFGLVDCPRHRLPSFDAETGLLHPSRVVFEKPPPTKTRVVLQILEYLRLVRLERSKPSKEDQQVHIKSSTNLTILNFLLVHFGPMREQTLCMLVAGVQVLGSAVAFGIRYGVGSWFYGGARR, from the exons ATGAGCTACGGCCATTCCCCCCCAGTACTGCTCACATCCACTCTCATCCCCATATCTCTCctgctcatcctcaaccctCTGCTCCCACTCATCCTTCCCGCTCTCCCACCGCCAATCCAGTCAATCATTTCCAATGTGCCATTACCGAAACAACCGGCCTTGCCGGCTTTACAAGCGAATATCGGGTTTGCATTACTAGCTTTTGTCGGGGCTGTTTGGATAGTGCCCAGGGTGAGTGGGGCAtttgtggagaagggacTGAGAGGCAGGGATCTGTTGAAACCTGGAGGGAGAACGAGTGGACCTTGGAT CCCCGAGAGTCTGGGATTACCATGCGCCAGCTGGTACATCGCTTTGATGatgctcttcatccctttccccttttcaCACCTCTTTCAAGGCGGTATGCTTGAGGTCTTTCCGCAGCGAGAG TTAACATtgttcctctcctccctcctctcccttcttaCAGCCACATTGCTGGGCTTCATTGATGACCTGTTCGATATTCGATGGCGACACAAGTTACCAATTCCGATCGTTGCTGCGGTCCCCACCTTGTTGGTGTATTATTCAGTTGGAGGGTTGACCAGCGTCGTATTACCACAAGGAGTGGTAGGTTgggcgaggatgatggggatggaaaagTGGGTTGACAACGGGGTTGTTGATCTTGGACCTCTATACTACATCTACCTCATCCTACTCCCTACCTTCACTACCAATTCAATCAACATCCTAGCTGGTATAAACGGTGTGGAAGTTACCCAAGCACTCCTCATCGCACTTTCAGTCCTCCTCAATGACCTTTTGTTCCTCCCTATCTGGCCTCAAAGTTTCTTGAGGTTGCTAGGAGTCAGTCAGCCagaaaatggaaggctGCTAGAATGGGCGATGGGGGAAGTCGTAGATCGGCATCTGATGAGTTTATACTTCATGGCGCCGCTTATAGGTGTTTGTGCTGGGTTTTTGTGGCATAATTG GTATCCAGCAAGAGCTTTTCCCGGGGATACCTTTTGTTACTTTACAGGAATGGCCTTCTCTGCTGTCGCTATTCAGGGACACTTCTCCAAGACTTTAATCCTGTTTTTCATCCCCCAGATATTCAACTTTGTGCTCTCGTGCCCTCAACTCTTTGGACTTGTTGATTGCCCAAGACATCGATTACCTTC ATTCGATGCGGAGACCGGGCTCCTGCATCCCTCACGAGTAGTCTTTGAGAAGCCGCCTCCAACAAAGACAAGAGTAGTTCTCCAAATCCTAGAGTATCTCCGCCTAGTTCGTTTGGAACGTAGTAAACCATCAAAAGAGGACCAACAGGTTCACATCAAATCGTCCACAAATCTCACCATTCTCAATTTCCTCCTAGTCCATTTTGGGCCTATGCGAGAACAGACATTGTGCATGCTTGTAGCTGGAGTGCAGGTCCTGGGGAGCGCAGTGGCTTTCGGCATTAGGTATGGTGTTGGGAGCTGGTTCTATGGTGGGGCTCGACGATAA